A section of the Spirosoma pollinicola genome encodes:
- a CDS encoding efflux RND transporter permease subunit, producing the protein MKFEQYKTLGFTNWCVENRTAIYIFTFLITLGGLFVYNNLPKEQFPDIKVPQVYINTVYVGTAPADIENTINKQIEKQLKSISGVKRIKSNALQDVSVILVEFNPDVQSAEALQRVRDAIDKAKPDLPQKLDAGPTAQDVDFSEMAIMNINMAGNFSLKQLKEYAEDLQDVIEGMPEIRRVDIVGALEREIQINVDLSRMQSAGLAFGDIQQAIQGENINVSGGELPLDGVRRTVRVKGEFTDVSQLQNLQIRTATGATVRLGDIADVQDNFEEQQDFARLNNKSVVTLNVIKRAGANLISAADRIEKTIEEYKETRFPKGLEVKITADQSERTRENVNDLINTVVLGFIFVVLVLMFFMGVRDAIFVGLSVPLSALVAFVLMPVLGPLVGASFTLNTMVLFAFLLGLGLVVDDAIVVIENSHRLFNENKDWDIKQAVKAAAGEVFVPVLSGTLTTIAPFFPLLFWPGIVGEFMKFLPLTLILTLFASLFVAYVINPVFAVTFMKRHEDDNHEDKQSFAEIKTPLIIMTVLAGIGYVIDRGIGNLFVLFLALYVFNHYVLTPKLIVPFQESMLPALKHGYRRLISWILTGWRPVLAIVAAFGVLILTFIIVGIAKPKVLFFPSGEPDYIYVYNVMPIGTDARVTDSVTRVIEKRVFKVLDDNKATDIVNSVISNVGKNAGDPMNPDRSATPQKSKVTIAFKPNEERHGISTDSLLAKVRVAVSGLPGSELSVERESNGPPTGKPIAIEIAGEEFGELQKLEKQVRQKISQAGIKGIDQLKSDLITNKPEIVIDIDRDKAEREGISSAQVALAIRTALFGTEVSKFRDAKDEYPIMVRLKPDDRSQIDRLLSLNVVYRDMVMGGQLRQVPITSVTNISYSTTFSQINRKNQERLVTLSSDVVPGFNANQIVAQIQDVIKDIDVPNGYTLKMGGEQEDQQESMNFLVSAFGIAMLLIYLIMATQFNSVVKPLIIFVTILFSLIGVLLGFVIFHKDFSVIMSGVGIIALAGIVVKNGILLIEFIEELRGRGVPLREAIIEAGGIRLTPVLLTASAAVLGLIPLALGITVDFVGLFRDFKPHVIVGGDSSVFWNILAWTIIFGLTFSTILTLVIVPCMYWINERIRMKWFGKKDPAIEIRERQLEEELV; encoded by the coding sequence ATGAAATTTGAACAGTATAAAACCCTCGGATTTACCAACTGGTGCGTTGAGAACCGAACGGCGATTTACATCTTCACCTTCCTGATTACACTTGGTGGGCTGTTCGTGTATAATAACCTGCCGAAAGAGCAGTTCCCGGATATCAAGGTGCCCCAAGTATATATCAACACAGTGTATGTTGGTACTGCCCCGGCCGATATTGAAAATACAATTAACAAGCAGATTGAGAAGCAGCTAAAATCCATTTCGGGCGTTAAACGGATCAAATCCAATGCGTTGCAGGATGTATCGGTTATTTTGGTTGAGTTCAACCCCGATGTACAGTCGGCCGAAGCGCTGCAACGGGTTCGTGACGCCATTGATAAAGCCAAACCAGATTTACCACAAAAACTGGATGCCGGACCAACCGCTCAGGATGTTGATTTCTCGGAGATGGCGATCATGAACATCAACATGGCCGGTAATTTTTCGCTGAAACAACTGAAAGAATACGCCGAAGATTTACAGGATGTGATTGAAGGCATGCCCGAAATTCGACGTGTGGACATTGTTGGTGCGCTGGAGCGCGAAATTCAAATCAATGTTGATCTTTCCCGAATGCAGTCGGCAGGTTTAGCATTTGGCGATATCCAACAGGCTATTCAAGGTGAAAATATAAACGTGTCGGGTGGTGAATTACCGCTCGATGGCGTTCGTCGGACGGTGCGTGTGAAAGGTGAGTTTACGGACGTCTCCCAACTGCAAAATCTGCAAATCAGAACAGCAACGGGCGCCACTGTGCGGCTTGGCGACATTGCCGATGTTCAGGATAATTTCGAAGAACAGCAGGACTTCGCCCGTCTGAACAACAAGTCGGTTGTGACGCTGAACGTGATCAAACGAGCAGGTGCTAACCTGATTTCAGCCGCCGACCGTATCGAGAAAACGATCGAAGAGTATAAAGAAACTCGTTTTCCAAAAGGTCTGGAAGTGAAAATCACCGCCGATCAATCGGAGCGGACACGCGAAAATGTTAATGACCTGATCAACACCGTTGTACTGGGCTTCATATTCGTTGTCTTGGTGCTTATGTTCTTCATGGGTGTTCGTGATGCCATTTTCGTAGGCTTATCGGTACCCTTATCGGCACTGGTAGCCTTTGTGCTGATGCCGGTTCTTGGGCCTTTAGTGGGTGCTTCATTCACGCTGAACACGATGGTACTCTTTGCGTTCCTGCTTGGTTTGGGTCTGGTGGTAGATGATGCCATTGTGGTTATCGAAAACTCCCACCGTCTCTTTAATGAGAATAAAGACTGGGATATTAAGCAAGCGGTGAAAGCCGCTGCCGGTGAGGTATTCGTGCCGGTATTATCGGGGACGCTCACGACCATTGCGCCATTTTTCCCGCTCTTGTTCTGGCCGGGAATTGTGGGCGAGTTTATGAAGTTTCTGCCGCTAACGCTGATTCTGACCCTGTTTGCCTCGTTGTTTGTGGCCTACGTGATCAACCCGGTGTTTGCCGTTACGTTTATGAAACGGCACGAAGATGATAATCACGAAGACAAGCAATCGTTTGCCGAAATTAAAACTCCGTTGATTATCATGACCGTTTTGGCGGGTATTGGCTACGTGATTGATCGGGGTATCGGCAACCTGTTTGTGTTGTTCCTTGCCCTTTATGTTTTCAACCATTATGTACTGACGCCGAAATTGATCGTGCCTTTCCAGGAAAGTATGCTTCCTGCGCTTAAACATGGATATCGCCGGTTAATTTCCTGGATATTGACCGGATGGAGACCTGTTTTGGCAATCGTAGCTGCATTTGGCGTGTTGATTCTGACCTTCATTATTGTTGGTATTGCCAAGCCCAAGGTGCTTTTCTTCCCCAGCGGTGAGCCCGATTATATTTACGTCTACAACGTCATGCCTATTGGTACCGATGCCCGCGTAACAGACTCAGTTACAAGGGTGATTGAGAAACGCGTGTTCAAGGTGCTCGACGACAATAAGGCAACGGATATTGTTAACTCCGTAATATCGAACGTTGGTAAGAACGCGGGCGACCCAATGAACCCCGACCGGTCGGCAACACCACAAAAATCGAAGGTAACGATTGCGTTTAAACCAAACGAAGAGCGGCACGGTATTTCTACCGATTCGCTGTTGGCTAAAGTTCGGGTAGCCGTGAGTGGTTTGCCCGGTAGTGAGCTTTCGGTAGAACGTGAATCCAATGGGCCACCAACGGGTAAACCCATCGCAATTGAAATTGCGGGTGAAGAATTCGGTGAACTGCAAAAACTGGAAAAACAGGTCCGTCAGAAAATCTCACAGGCAGGCATTAAAGGAATTGACCAGCTAAAGTCAGATCTGATAACGAACAAGCCTGAAATCGTGATCGACATTGACCGCGACAAAGCCGAACGCGAAGGTATTTCGTCGGCTCAGGTGGCGTTGGCTATTCGGACAGCGTTGTTCGGTACTGAAGTGTCGAAGTTCAGGGATGCTAAAGATGAATACCCAATTATGGTTCGTCTGAAACCCGATGACCGCAGCCAGATTGACCGTTTGCTGAGTCTGAATGTAGTCTATCGTGATATGGTAATGGGTGGCCAATTGCGTCAGGTGCCTATTACATCGGTAACGAACATTAGCTATTCGACAACGTTTAGCCAGATCAACCGGAAAAATCAGGAACGTCTTGTAACGTTAAGTTCGGACGTTGTGCCGGGCTTTAACGCCAACCAGATTGTGGCGCAGATTCAGGACGTAATCAAAGATATTGATGTTCCAAACGGATATACGCTCAAAATGGGTGGCGAGCAGGAAGATCAGCAGGAGTCAATGAACTTCCTGGTGTCGGCCTTCGGTATAGCGATGTTGCTGATTTACTTGATTATGGCTACGCAATTTAACTCGGTAGTGAAACCGCTGATTATCTTCGTAACGATCCTGTTCTCGCTGATTGGCGTTCTGCTTGGATTCGTGATTTTCCACAAAGACTTCTCGGTTATCATGTCGGGCGTCGGGATTATCGCCCTGGCTGGTATAGTGGTGAAAAACGGGATTCTGCTAATTGAATTTATCGAAGAGCTACGTGGCCGGGGAGTTCCGCTGCGTGAGGCAATTATTGAAGCGGGCGGTATCCGTCTGACACCTGTATTGCTTACGGCATCGGCTGCCGTTCTGGGCTTGATTCCGTTAGCGCTGGGTATCACTGTCGATTTCGTTGGTCTGTTCCGCGATTTCAAACCGCACGTAATCGTGGGTGGTGATAGTTCTGTATTCTGGAATATCCTGGCCTGGACAATCATCTTCGGGCTTACGTTCTCTACCATCCTGACACTTGTAATTGTGCCATGTATGTACTGGATAAACGAGCGGATTCGGATGAAGTGGTTTGGTAAAAAAGACCCTGCAATTGAAATACGTGAGCGACAACTGGAAGAAGAGCTAGTGTAA
- a CDS encoding efflux RND transporter periplasmic adaptor subunit, producing the protein MKPYYAIVLVSLLAACSQEKKTDVQGKRDELTELKSQQSELTTKIKALETDLAKLDPKKEEDARVKDVSVAPLAASTFRHFVELQGTIDAKNNVQVSPKSGGVVTAVYVKEGDQVRAGQAIAKIDDQLLRESMAELKTQLSLVNTVYEKQAALWKQQIGTEIQYLQAKNNKESLERRLSTLNAQLGQSTVTAPISGVVDQVVVKVGQSAAPGMGLVRVVNLSQLKVVAKVADSYSGSVRKGDPVMVEFPDLKKTMNSRISFVATIVDPATRTFTIEAPLPSDNVLKPNMLARIKINDQTIANAIVINQNLIQNTENGQLVYVAVNEGGKKVAKARTVKTGQSYGGKIAVTQGLNAGDQIVTTGYQDLVDGQAISF; encoded by the coding sequence ATGAAACCATACTACGCAATTGTCCTCGTGAGCCTACTAGCTGCCTGCTCACAGGAAAAGAAAACAGATGTACAGGGCAAACGGGATGAACTCACAGAGTTGAAATCTCAGCAGTCCGAGTTAACGACGAAAATTAAAGCGCTGGAAACCGATTTGGCCAAACTTGATCCTAAAAAGGAGGAAGACGCCCGTGTGAAAGACGTTTCGGTAGCTCCTTTAGCAGCGTCTACGTTCCGGCACTTTGTCGAGTTACAGGGTACGATTGATGCGAAGAACAACGTGCAGGTATCTCCCAAATCAGGCGGTGTTGTGACGGCGGTTTATGTGAAAGAAGGGGATCAGGTTCGGGCTGGACAGGCCATTGCTAAAATTGACGATCAGCTTTTGCGGGAGTCAATGGCAGAGTTGAAAACCCAACTATCGCTCGTAAATACGGTTTATGAAAAACAGGCAGCTTTGTGGAAACAGCAAATAGGTACTGAGATTCAGTACTTACAGGCAAAAAACAACAAAGAATCGCTCGAACGCCGACTGTCGACGCTGAATGCTCAGCTAGGTCAGTCAACGGTAACAGCCCCAATTTCGGGTGTTGTTGATCAGGTTGTGGTGAAGGTGGGTCAATCGGCTGCACCGGGTATGGGGTTGGTTCGGGTAGTAAACTTGTCGCAACTCAAAGTTGTGGCTAAAGTAGCCGATAGTTATTCGGGCAGTGTTCGTAAAGGTGATCCGGTTATGGTTGAATTCCCTGATCTGAAAAAAACAATGAATTCGCGCATCTCGTTTGTGGCTACGATTGTAGATCCTGCTACGCGGACATTTACCATTGAAGCTCCCCTTCCGTCTGATAATGTGCTGAAACCGAATATGCTGGCTCGTATTAAAATTAACGATCAGACTATCGCCAACGCTATTGTCATTAACCAGAACCTGATCCAGAATACAGAAAACGGGCAACTTGTTTATGTGGCCGTGAACGAAGGTGGTAAGAAAGTTGCTAAAGCACGGACCGTTAAAACGGGACAGTCGTACGGTGGTAAAATTGCCGTTACGCAAGGATTGAACGCGGGTGACCAAATCGTTACAACCGGGTATCAGGATTTGGTTGACGGTCAGGCAATTAGTTTTTAA
- a CDS encoding TolC family protein, which translates to MKTNNILFVAALWLPSLWLGAGARAQVATQPSVGQQPTGAAASGQQPGAQQPAGTGAIVAQPGTTPGTGVSVPSQPSVNSQTEVPSINSSNGPVNLQPNVITTFNSGLGLAPTGLTPSGQQGAGRSFTLQEAIDFAVSQNINIRNSKLDGASAEARIREIKASALPQVAISSSLTDNIIIQKAFLPANTFDPTAPADLSIPVKFGVNYSANATASVNQVIYSASLNVGLRAAATYRELAQRNLQSSKVTVAEQVAKAYYGVLVALERAKLLDYNIGRLDTLLKETGALNKQGFVERLDVQRLEVQANNLKAERQNVQNLIELSYTLLKYQMGLGINDEITLAEQLQDRNVDDLRPLISPDPTFRYSSRIEYSTLESQIKLAEQDIELTQKGYFPSLSAFANYGYNSGRNTLGQLITAPWLNFSTIGLSLQVPIFDGFQKKYQIVQKRITLQKAQNSGELLRNSIDLQIRQSSITLKNSLQTLQTQQRNRDLAQEIVRVTQIKYKEGVGSSIEVLNAESSLREAQTNYFASLYDFLITKVDQDRSLGRLYVGN; encoded by the coding sequence ATGAAAACAAATAATATACTTTTTGTGGCTGCACTTTGGTTACCGAGCCTTTGGCTTGGGGCTGGAGCAAGGGCACAGGTTGCTACACAACCTTCTGTTGGGCAGCAACCAACAGGAGCAGCAGCAAGTGGTCAACAGCCAGGGGCTCAGCAACCTGCCGGTACCGGGGCTATAGTAGCGCAACCAGGCACTACACCAGGTACAGGTGTATCAGTCCCATCGCAACCAAGTGTAAATTCGCAAACGGAAGTTCCTTCCATAAACTCGTCAAATGGACCAGTAAATCTTCAGCCTAACGTTATCACAACATTTAATTCTGGCTTAGGACTAGCGCCAACAGGTTTGACACCATCGGGTCAGCAGGGGGCGGGCCGGTCATTTACGTTGCAGGAGGCAATCGACTTTGCCGTTAGTCAGAATATTAATATTCGGAACAGCAAGCTCGATGGGGCAAGCGCCGAAGCACGCATTCGGGAGATAAAAGCATCGGCTTTACCTCAGGTAGCCATTAGCTCTTCACTGACCGATAACATAATCATTCAGAAAGCATTCTTACCAGCAAACACGTTCGATCCAACTGCGCCCGCCGATCTTTCTATACCGGTAAAGTTTGGTGTGAATTACTCAGCCAATGCCACGGCAAGTGTGAATCAGGTCATTTACAGTGCCAGTCTGAACGTTGGGCTGCGAGCTGCTGCAACGTATCGTGAGCTGGCTCAGCGGAATTTGCAGTCTAGCAAAGTTACTGTAGCAGAACAAGTTGCCAAGGCCTATTATGGTGTGCTGGTTGCGCTGGAACGTGCCAAACTGCTCGACTATAATATTGGTCGTCTGGATACGCTGTTGAAAGAAACCGGCGCATTGAATAAGCAGGGCTTCGTGGAGCGACTGGATGTTCAACGGTTGGAGGTGCAGGCCAATAACTTAAAGGCAGAACGTCAGAATGTACAGAACCTTATCGAACTAAGCTATACCCTTTTGAAGTACCAGATGGGCTTAGGCATTAATGATGAGATAACGCTGGCTGAACAGCTTCAGGATCGAAACGTAGATGACCTTCGGCCTTTAATTTCGCCTGATCCAACGTTTAGATATAGTAGTCGTATTGAGTATTCGACCCTGGAATCACAAATCAAACTGGCTGAGCAGGACATTGAGTTAACACAGAAAGGCTATTTCCCATCCCTGTCGGCGTTTGCGAACTATGGCTACAACAGTGGTCGCAATACGCTTGGGCAGCTTATTACTGCGCCCTGGCTCAATTTCTCGACCATCGGGTTAAGCTTACAGGTTCCTATTTTCGACGGGTTTCAGAAGAAATACCAGATTGTTCAGAAACGGATTACGCTGCAAAAAGCCCAGAACAGCGGTGAACTGCTTCGTAACTCAATTGATTTACAAATTAGGCAATCGAGTATTACCCTTAAGAATAGCCTGCAAACGCTTCAGACCCAGCAACGCAACCGCGATCTGGCGCAGGAGATTGTCCGGGTAACACAGATTAAATACAAAGAAGGTGTTGGGTCAAGTATCGAAGTTCTAAACGCTGAGTCTTCACTCCGCGAGGCACAGACTAACTACTTCGCGTCTTTATATGATTTTCTAATAACGAAAGTTGATCAGGACAGGTCCTTAGGTCGGCTTTATGTAGGAAACTAA
- a CDS encoding TetR/AcrR family transcriptional regulator: protein MKERILEEAERLFWKYGVRSVTMEDIARKLGISKKTIYQHFSDKEQILYQVIQDKAGKDQSAMECMVIETDNPVEELMSVLTLMQKNADGVSPNLLIDIKRYYPQAFAIFRQYKEGHIMRSLLENIQKGIFQGVYRSDIKPTILARLRVEQIELAFDNEIFPTDQFSMHDIQSELIHHFVRGMLTEKGFEVYNQFLNKGVQPIIYENK from the coding sequence ATGAAAGAAAGAATTCTGGAAGAAGCCGAACGACTGTTTTGGAAGTACGGCGTTCGCTCGGTTACAATGGAAGATATTGCCCGAAAATTGGGTATTTCGAAGAAGACTATTTATCAGCATTTTTCTGATAAAGAACAGATCTTGTACCAGGTTATTCAGGACAAAGCCGGTAAAGATCAGTCTGCTATGGAATGTATGGTCATTGAGACCGATAATCCAGTCGAAGAGTTAATGAGTGTTCTTACCCTGATGCAGAAGAATGCAGATGGGGTTAGCCCTAATTTATTAATTGATATAAAACGGTACTACCCACAGGCGTTTGCCATTTTCAGGCAGTACAAAGAAGGACATATTATGAGATCTCTTCTAGAAAATATCCAAAAAGGTATATTTCAGGGAGTATACAGATCTGATATAAAGCCGACTATTTTGGCTCGTCTTCGAGTAGAGCAAATCGAGCTGGCCTTCGACAATGAGATTTTCCCAACAGACCAATTTTCCATGCACGATATTCAGTCAGAACTGATCCATCACTTCGTACGTGGTATGCTTACCGAAAAAGGCTTTGAAGTTTATAACCAGTTTTTGAATAAAGGAGTACAACCGATTATCTATGAAAACAAATAA
- the recF gene encoding DNA replication/repair protein RecF (All proteins in this family for which functions are known are DNA-binding proteins that assist the filamentation of RecA onto DNA for the initiation of recombination or recombinational repair.), which yields MHLEKLSLTNFKNYEDARYVFGQQVNVIVGPNGSGKTNLLDAVYFLSLSKSAFQTQDALSILHDADYFIIDGVFEEHDDRNAHPGRTQITISLQRGQRKVLMADKKPYERISEHIGRFPVVLVAPNDTDLVREHSEDRRHFFDGVLSQLDPNYLRDYLMYQQVLKQRNSLLKLFAERSQVDNDLLDTYDEPLLDLGQKIHNRRQQFIQEFLPSFRLHYAFLSDEREEVSIQYESEVSNPGFADEFRHFRRRDTVLQRTTMGVHKDDYTFVIGGGNNQPAVPLKKFGSQGQQKTFVIALKLAQFDQLQAEKGVKPILLLDDIFDKLDDRRIGKLIQQMDEGAFGQLFITDARPERTRELLNNVKADVRFFEISHD from the coding sequence ATGCACCTCGAAAAGCTTAGCCTGACCAATTTTAAGAATTATGAAGATGCCCGCTATGTATTTGGGCAACAGGTAAATGTAATCGTAGGGCCGAACGGAAGCGGTAAAACCAACCTGTTAGATGCAGTTTATTTTTTATCATTAAGTAAGAGTGCATTCCAAACGCAGGATGCGTTGAGCATTCTGCACGATGCCGATTATTTTATCATTGATGGTGTTTTTGAAGAGCACGACGATCGGAATGCCCACCCAGGCCGGACACAAATAACGATTAGCCTGCAACGGGGCCAACGGAAAGTACTAATGGCCGATAAAAAGCCATATGAGCGTATAAGTGAGCACATCGGCCGGTTTCCGGTTGTGCTGGTAGCCCCGAATGATACTGATCTGGTGAGGGAGCATAGCGAAGATCGCCGGCATTTTTTCGATGGTGTACTCTCCCAACTCGACCCGAATTACCTGCGCGATTACCTGATGTATCAACAGGTGCTCAAACAGCGAAACAGTCTGCTCAAGCTTTTTGCCGAACGCAGCCAGGTGGATAATGATCTGCTGGACACCTACGACGAACCACTACTCGATCTGGGTCAAAAAATCCATAACCGCCGACAACAATTTATCCAGGAGTTTCTGCCCAGCTTCAGGCTGCACTACGCTTTCCTAAGCGATGAGCGCGAAGAGGTGAGTATTCAATATGAATCGGAAGTGAGTAATCCGGGATTTGCCGATGAGTTCCGACACTTTCGTCGGCGGGACACCGTGTTGCAGCGCACGACGATGGGCGTTCATAAAGATGACTATACGTTTGTGATTGGTGGAGGCAATAACCAACCGGCCGTACCCTTAAAGAAATTTGGTTCGCAGGGGCAGCAAAAAACATTTGTGATTGCCCTTAAACTGGCGCAGTTCGACCAGCTACAGGCTGAGAAAGGTGTTAAGCCTATTTTGCTGTTAGACGATATTTTCGACAAGCTGGACGACCGGCGCATTGGCAAGCTTATTCAGCAAATGGATGAAGGAGCCTTCGGGCAGCTTTTCATTACAGATGCCCGTCCGGAGCGAACACGAGAATTACTTAACAACGTAAAGGCCGATGTTCGCTTCTTTGAGATTAGCCATGATTAA
- the pdhA gene encoding pyruvate dehydrogenase (acetyl-transferring) E1 component subunit alpha, whose amino-acid sequence MASVKEKPKQNGKATEAQSAVATKVQHPKERYMYWYESMQLQRKFEEKAGQLYGQQKIRGFCHLYIGQEACSSGSYSALTKDDKWITAYRDHGIPIALGSDPKAIMAELFAKQTGSSKGKGGSMHIFDKSVNFVGGHGIVGAQIPMGAGLAFSEKYNKTGNLSITFFGDGAVRQGALHEAFNMAMFWKLPAIFVVENNGYAMGTSVERTSNVTELYTLAEAYDMPAEPVDAMSVEAVHEAVSRAAERARAGEGPTFLEFRTYRYRGHSMSDPQKYRSKDEVEKYKMRDPIEQVKAAILEKGFATEDELTAIDQKIKVIVDESVKFAEESPYPLPEEAFKDVYMQEDYPFLME is encoded by the coding sequence ATGGCAAGCGTCAAAGAGAAACCCAAACAAAATGGTAAGGCTACGGAAGCCCAGTCGGCCGTTGCCACGAAAGTACAGCATCCCAAAGAGCGGTATATGTATTGGTATGAATCCATGCAGTTGCAACGGAAATTCGAAGAGAAAGCCGGGCAACTTTATGGTCAACAAAAAATCCGTGGATTCTGCCATCTATATATAGGTCAGGAAGCCTGTTCGTCGGGTTCTTATTCTGCCCTTACAAAAGATGACAAATGGATTACGGCCTATCGTGATCACGGTATCCCAATTGCGCTTGGCTCAGACCCCAAAGCGATCATGGCCGAGTTGTTCGCAAAACAAACTGGCTCATCGAAAGGCAAAGGTGGCTCGATGCACATCTTCGATAAATCTGTCAACTTTGTAGGCGGTCATGGTATCGTTGGTGCACAGATTCCAATGGGAGCGGGTCTTGCCTTTTCAGAGAAATATAACAAGACTGGTAACTTATCAATCACCTTCTTTGGTGATGGTGCGGTTCGTCAGGGAGCATTACACGAAGCCTTCAACATGGCCATGTTTTGGAAGCTCCCGGCCATCTTCGTTGTTGAAAACAACGGTTACGCAATGGGAACTTCGGTAGAGCGGACCTCGAACGTTACCGAACTTTACACCCTTGCCGAAGCCTATGATATGCCAGCAGAACCCGTCGACGCAATGAGTGTCGAAGCCGTTCACGAAGCGGTTAGTCGTGCCGCCGAACGTGCCCGCGCTGGTGAAGGCCCAACCTTCCTGGAATTCCGCACCTATCGTTACCGTGGTCATTCAATGTCTGATCCGCAGAAATACCGCTCAAAAGACGAAGTTGAGAAGTATAAAATGCGTGACCCGATTGAACAGGTGAAAGCAGCTATTCTCGAAAAAGGCTTTGCTACCGAAGACGAGTTAACGGCTATCGATCAGAAGATAAAAGTGATTGTCGATGAATCTGTCAAATTTGCTGAAGAGTCGCCTTACCCACTTCCTGAAGAAGCGTTCAAAGATGTTTATATGCAGGAAGATTATCCGTTCCTGATGGAATAA
- a CDS encoding ring-cleaving dioxygenase, producing MKTLINGLHHVTTLAGDTQRNVDYYTDIMGLRLVKKTVNFDAPDVYHLYYGNETGSPGTILTFFPYGNLPRGRKGVGQLTYTAFSAPIAAISFWMDRLHERNIPYAGPYKRFSETYVRFEDFDGMGIELVFTDDDQRPGWDNGRIPAEYAVRGFHTVTLNELNPDRTIKLLTETMQHTLVGEEEGRFRFTAGKGGSGNFVDVLHSPKDVHALQGAGSVHHVAFSTDSDETQLIIHEQLAEGGYHVTPVQDRNYFNSIYFREPGGILFEIATNPPGFAVDEPVVELGTALKLPPQYEPRRAKIEAELPVISLK from the coding sequence ATGAAAACTCTCATAAACGGCCTACACCACGTTACAACGCTTGCAGGCGACACACAGCGGAATGTTGATTACTATACCGACATTATGGGTCTTCGGCTGGTCAAAAAAACCGTCAATTTTGATGCGCCCGATGTCTATCATTTATACTATGGTAACGAAACCGGGTCGCCCGGTACGATTCTGACGTTTTTTCCCTACGGCAATTTGCCTCGTGGACGGAAAGGTGTTGGGCAGTTGACGTACACTGCTTTTTCTGCACCTATTGCCGCCATTAGCTTTTGGATGGATCGGCTACACGAACGTAACATTCCGTATGCTGGCCCTTACAAACGGTTTTCAGAAACCTATGTGCGGTTCGAAGATTTTGACGGCATGGGCATTGAGCTTGTGTTTACGGACGATGATCAACGGCCGGGTTGGGATAATGGCCGCATTCCCGCTGAGTACGCCGTTCGTGGTTTTCACACAGTAACGCTGAATGAGCTGAACCCTGACCGTACGATTAAACTGCTAACCGAAACCATGCAACATACGCTGGTAGGAGAGGAGGAAGGCCGCTTCCGGTTTACCGCCGGGAAAGGGGGTTCAGGCAACTTTGTCGATGTATTGCATTCACCTAAAGATGTACATGCATTACAGGGTGCTGGCTCGGTTCACCACGTTGCGTTCTCTACCGATTCTGACGAGACTCAATTGATCATTCACGAACAATTGGCAGAGGGTGGTTATCATGTGACGCCGGTCCAGGATCGTAATTATTTCAATAGTATTTATTTCCGCGAGCCAGGTGGTATTCTCTTTGAGATAGCTACAAATCCTCCAGGATTTGCTGTCGATGAGCCCGTAGTCGAGTTAGGTACTGCCCTAAAACTTCCACCTCAATACGAACCCCGTCGGGCAAAAATTGAAGCTGAATTACCTGTAATCAGTTTAAAATAA